In Rattus rattus isolate New Zealand chromosome 3, Rrattus_CSIRO_v1, whole genome shotgun sequence, one genomic interval encodes:
- the LOC116895329 gene encoding 40S ribosomal protein S24-like, which yields MKDTVTIQTRKFMTNRLLQWKQTVTDVLHSGTATVPKTEIREKLAKTYKTTPDVIFVFGFRTHLGGGKTTGFGLIQDSLDYAKKNEPEHGLAGHGLYEKKKTSRKQNEDGQGTAKANAGAGKKPKE from the coding sequence GGACACGGTAACCATCCAGACCAGGAAGTTCATGACAAACCGTCTGCTTCAGTGGAAACAGACGGTCACTGATGTCCTTCATTCTGGGACGGCCACCGTTCCAAAGACAGAAATTCGGGAAAAGCTGGCCAAGACGTACAAAACCACACCAGATGTCATCTTTGTATTTGGATTCAGAACCCACTTGGGTGGTGGCAAGACAACCGGCTTTGGCCTGATCCAGGATTCTTTAGATTATGCGAAGAAGAATGAGCCTGAACACGGACTTGCAGGACATGGCctttatgagaagaaaaagaccTCCCGCAAACAGAATGAAGACGGTCAGGGGACTGCAAAGGCCAATGCTGGTGCTGGCAAAAAGCCAAAGGAGTAG